A window of the Brassica napus cultivar Da-Ae chromosome A2, Da-Ae, whole genome shotgun sequence genome harbors these coding sequences:
- the LOC106401225 gene encoding MLP-like protein 328, with translation MATSGTYVTEVPLKGSAEKHYKRWRNENHLFPDAIGHHIQGVTVHDGEWDSHGAIKIWNYTCDGKPEVFKERREIDDENNAVIFRGLEGHVMETLKVYDVIFQFIQKSPDDIICKITMIWEKRTDDSPEPINYMKFVKSMAADMDNHVVKA, from the exons ATGGCGACGTCGGGAACATATGTGACTGAGGTTCCGTTGAAAGGATCGGCGGAGAAACACTACAAGCGATGGAGAAATGAGAACCACCTCTTTCCCGACGCCATCGGCCACCACATCCAAGGTGTCACCGTCCACGATGGCGAATGGGACTCTCATGGAGCCATCAAGATTTGGAACTACACATGTG ATGGGAAACCGGAGGTGTTCAAGGAGAGGCGAGAGATAGACGATGAGAACAATGCGGTCATTTTTAGAGGTCTTGAAGGTCACGTGATGGAGACTCTTAAGGTGTATGACGTCATCTTTCAGTTCATTCAAAAGTCGCCTGATGATATCATCTGcaagatcactatgatctgggAGAAGCGAACCGATGACTCGCCTGAGCCCATCAACTACATGAAGTTTGTCAAGAGCATGGCTGCTGATATGGACAATCATGTCGTCAAAGCTTAA
- the LOC125587888 gene encoding E3 ubiquitin-protein ligase RSL1-like has translation MVNGFPTIDGPTPAGKPSSDKHSGKIDVGHHMYSLYFKGLVSEDSLAGFGVAILGQKDELVFQMKGPIHGTDITVLEAELSALKRGLTEAADLGINHITIYSDNHPTHDLISGRLVPKENNMALLVNDVQRIRGRFSSSFTIFVSRCSIKHAYKLARETIVSEQISIPVDTPPRRAKPARKMTCAICLDDDVNADQMFTVDKCGHRFCSECVKRHIEVRLLEGSVMTCPQFRCKSELNFYRCADLLTPKLREIWRQRIRENSIPFEERVYCPNPKCSALMRVTELSKLNKESAVRRCCEKCGEPFCTNCKFPWHDNLSCDDFKIMHPNLRESELKLHALANQKLWRQCGKCQHMIELSKGCVLVVCRCGHKFCYRCGANARSCTHGLGHMFPPQPQELESPPPAPPCWAQCLCWLFLLLCVYFISVGIKS, from the exons ATGGTCAATGGATTCCCTACAATAGACGGTCCAACACCCGCCGGAAAACCCTCATCGGATAAACACTCCGGCAAAATTGACGTCGGTCATCACATGTACAGCCTTTACTTCAAGGGTTTGGTCAGCGAGGACTCATTGGCCGGATTTGGGGTCGCAATTTTGGGGCAGAAAGATGAACTCGTGTTTCAGATGAAGGGACCAATTCATGGCACCGACATTACTGTTTTGGAAGCTGAGCTTAGTGCATTGAAGCGAGGACTAACCGAAGCTGCGGATTTAGGGATCAACCATATCACAATTTACAGTGATAATCATCCAACTCACGACTTA ATCAGTGGAAGGTTGGTGCCAAAGGAGAATAATATGGCCTTGCTAGTAAACGATGTGCAGCGCATCAGGGGAAGGTTTTCGTCTAGCTTTACAATTTTTGTGTCCCGATGTAGTATCAAACATGCTTATAAACTAGCTAGAGAAACAATAGTTTCTGAACAAATCAGCATACCTGTGGATACTCCTCCTCGACGAGCCAAGCCTGCCCGGAAAATGACTTGTGCTATATGTTTAGATGATGATGTCAATGCTGATCAGATGTTTACTGTTGATAAATGTGGTCATCGGTTTTGTTCCGAGTGTGTGAAACGACACATAGAGGTAAGGCTACTCGAAGGAAGTGTGATGACGTGTCCTCAGTTTCGTTGCAAGTCTGAACTGAATTTTTATAGATGTGCCGATCTTTTGACACCTaaattaagagagatttggcgACAAAGGATCAGAGAGAACTCGATTCCTTTTGAGGAAAGAGTTTATTGCCCTAACCCGAAGTGCTCAGCTTTAATGCGCGTAACCGAGCTTTCAAAACTGAATAAAGAGAGTGCAGTTAGGAGATGCTGCGAAAAATGCGGTGAGCCCTTCTGCACCAACTGCAAGTTTCCATGGCATGATAACTTGTCATGCGACGATTTCAAGATAATGCATCCAAATTTAAGAGAAAGCGAGCTAAAGCTACATGCCCTAGCAAATCAGAAACTGTGGCGTCAGTGCGGAAAATGCCAACACATGATTGAACTTTCTAAAGGATGCGTCCTCGTAGTTTGCAG ATGTGGACATAAGTTTTGCTACCGATGCGGAGCCAATGCTCGAAGTTGCACACATGGACTTGGCCATATGTTTCCACCACAGCCTCAAGAGCTGGAATCTCCGCCACCGGCACCGCCATGCTGGGCACAATGTTTATGTTGGTTGTTTCTTCTATTGTGCGTATATTTTATATCTGTTGGTATCAAATCCTGA
- the LOC106401236 gene encoding protein C2-DOMAIN ABA-RELATED 10 has translation MDQKPLGLLTIHIKRGINLAIRDHRSSDPYVVITVADQTLKTRVVKRNCNPVWNEEMTVAIKDPNVPIRLAVFDWDKFTGDDKMGDANVEIQPYLEALKMGMELLRLPNGCAIKRVQPSRENCLSDESSIVWNNGKITQDMILRLNNVECGEIEIMLEWHEGAGCRGVTSSAKGAGSSYT, from the exons ATGGATCAAAAGCCTCTAGGATTGCTGACAATTCACATCAAAAGAGGTATTAATCTCGCCATCCGTGACCATAGAAGCAGCGATCCTTATGTTGTTATCACCGTGGCTGATCAG ACATTGAAGACACGTGTGGTGAAGAGAAACTGCAACCCAGTATGGAATGAAGAAATGACCGTTGCAATCAAAGATCCAAATGTCCCAATCCGCTTG GCAGTGTTTGACTGGGACAAGTTCACTGGAGATGACAAAATGGGAGATGCAAACGTAGAGATTCAGCCATACTTGGAGGCTCTGAAAATGGGGATGGAGCTTCTGAGGCTCCCTAATGGATGCGCTATCAAAAGGGTTCAGCCTTCGAGGGAAAACTGTTTATCAGATGAAAGTAGCATTGTCTGGAACAATGGTAAGATCACTCAAGACATGATCCTTAGGCTCAACAATGTTGAATGCGGAGAGATTGAGATCATGCTTGAATGGCATGAAGGTGCTGGTTGCAGAGGTGTAACTTCCTCTGCCAAAGGAGCAGGCTCTTCCTATACCTAG
- the LOC125587885 gene encoding probable NAD(P)H dehydrogenase subunit CRR3, chloroplastic — MVVLSSSIFSMSRASTAMASLTNDSPSPLPSKPTKKPTRISQKPGNENQQLSRKQRREKKPSIAQIERAFGAGSYRDSEGEMDMNTVFDELLLGHANKFEGKLEKKLREVGEMFVDLTESKLRSSGKPVLLFTIQWILPIWIVSLLLACGIIKLPFSLPLLDDLIM, encoded by the exons ATGGTGGTCTTATCCAGCAGCATCTTCTCCATGAGCAGAGCTTCAACAGCTATGGCTTCTCTAACCAACGACTCTCCATCTCCCCTTCCATCAAAACCTACCAAGAAACCGACAAGAATCAGCCAAAAACCCGGGAATGAAAATCAGCAACTATCACGGAAGCAACGGCGAGAGAAGAAGCCATCAATAGCTCAGATCGAGAGAGCATTTGGCGCTGGATCATATCGTGATTCTGAAGG ggAAATGGATATGAATACAGTATTCGATGAGCTTCTTCTGGGTCATGCTAATAAGTTTGAAGGAAAGCTGGAGAAGAAGCTACGAGAGGTTGGCGAAATGTTTGTAGACCTAACAGAGTCTAAGCTTCGTTCATCCG GGAAACCAGTTTTGCTGTTTACAATTCAATGGATACTTCCTATATGGATTGTGTCTCTGCTTTTGGCTTGTGGAATTATCAAACTTCCCTTTAGCCTCCCTTTACTTGATGACTTGATCATGTGA